TTTGTCTTCGTCATCATGGTCGTCGCTGCCACGCGCCCGGTGGTCAAACTGGCGGAGACGCTCATCTCACTGGCCGCGCGACTGATTCCCGTGCAAGAAAGCGTGTCGTTTTACATCGCCGCGCTCTTTCTCGGGCCGCTGTTGGGATCATTCATCACCGAGCCGGCGGCGATGACGCTACTGGCGCTCGTGCTCAAGCGCCGTTATTTCGACCGTGGCATTAGCCGTAAACTGGCCTACGGCACGCTCGGGTTGCTGTTTGTCAACGTATCCATCGGCGGCACGTTGACGCATTTCGCCGCGCCGCCAGTGTTGATGGTCGCGGCCAAGTGGAATTGGGGCTTGGCTTTCATGTTCGAGCACTTCGGTTGGCGGGCGGCTGCCGCGTGCGCGGTTTCGACCGTGATTGTGGCTGCCATGTTCTGGAAGGAACTCAAGGGGTTGGAGGTCGAGCGGAATGCGAGCGGGCGGATTCCGGCGTGGTTAACCGCTGCGCATCTGGTGTTCCTCGCGCTCGTCGTGGCGTTCGCGCATCACCCTAATGTTTTCTTTGGCATCCTCGTGCTGTTCCTCGGTTTGGTGGTGGCCACGCGCGAGTATCAGGATGACCTCAAGCTGCGCGAGGGATTGCTGGTGGGTTTCTTCCTCGCAGGCCTGGTCACGCTTGGTTCGTTGCAGGCTTACTGGCTCAAACCCCTTATCCAAAGCCTTGGTGGGAACGCGCTGTTCTTTGGTGCAACCGGACTCACGGCTATCACGGACAACG
The Candidatus Angelobacter sp. genome window above contains:
- a CDS encoding putative Na+/H+ antiporter — encoded protein: FVFVIMVVAATRPVVKLAETLISLAARLIPVQESVSFYIAALFLGPLLGSFITEPAAMTLLALVLKRRYFDRGISRKLAYGTLGLLFVNVSIGGTLTHFAAPPVLMVAAKWNWGLAFMFEHFGWRAAAACAVSTVIVAAMFWKELKGLEVERNASGRIPAWLTAAHLVFLALVVAFAHHPNVFFGILVLFLGLVVATREYQDDLKLREGLLVGFFLAGLVTLGSLQAYWLKPLIQSLGGNALFFGATGLTAITDNAALTYLGSLVDGISDELKYALVAGAVAGGGLTVIANAPNPAGVGILQDAKAFEGEGISPLGLFLGALLPTAVAIVFFWLLH